The Schistocerca gregaria isolate iqSchGreg1 chromosome 4, iqSchGreg1.2, whole genome shotgun sequence genome contains a region encoding:
- the LOC126267650 gene encoding putative gustatory receptor 28b, with translation MMLKCDSCVQFDELQKVHHILYDLARDINAAYGLQNFAEVTTSLFNVILNIYLAAVNFLHIGAPWFGESKTEGVRQVLPYVLMSVWRLVIIVYSCDVAIQEANRTEQLVNKLQLLTPRGTCGHWKGLQSFVRQIARSRLHYDALGLFSLDRVLLANCVPTLTTYLVILVQFGSSGDNKTYEVLNMTVTDKVPFRIKSK, from the coding sequence ATGATGTTGAAATGTGATAGCTGCGTTCAGTTCGACGAGCTACAGAAGGTTCATCATATTCTTTACGATTTGGCTAGAGATATCAATGCAGCATACGGATTACAAAACTTCGCAGAAGTAACGACGTCTCTTTTTAATGTTATTCTAAATATTTACTTAGCAGCAGTTAATTTCCTTCATATAGGAGCACCCTGGTTTGGTGAATCTAAAACAGAAGGTGTACGCCAAGTTTTGCCATATGTGTTGATGTCAGTGTGGCGCTTGGTAATCATAGTGTACAGCTGTGATGTGGCCATCCAGGAGGCCAACCGCACAGAACAGCTGGTCAACAAGCTGCAGCTGCTGACGCCACGTGGCACCTGTGGCCATTGGAAAGGACTGCAGAGCTTCGTCCGCCAGATAGCTCGCAGTCGACTCCATTACGATGCTTTAGGACTTTTCTCCCTTGACCGAGTACTGCTGGCGAACTGTGTGCCCACTTTGACGACGTACCTCGTGATTCTCGTCCAGTTTGGCTCGTCTGGAGACAACAAAACATATGAAGTTCTCAACATGACAGTAACTGACAAAGTGCCCTTCAGAATTAAATCAAAGTGA